The Haliotis asinina isolate JCU_RB_2024 chromosome 3, JCU_Hal_asi_v2, whole genome shotgun sequence genome segment TACTACACTCAGGCTCGCTTTGCGATCTACCATCCTCCTCTCCTCGCCCGCCATTTAGCGGCAATATACGTTCCATCTGAGCGCGCGGGCGTGGATTTGTTTTCATAGTACTGTGAGTGCGGGGCGCAAGAGCTACACGGCAAGCGGTGTCACACGCTGTAAGGCTGTTTTTTTCGTCAGAACAGAAGCTATAATTTTGGAGTTCAATATCAGGCGATGTGTAGCCACGATTAACTCTGCCATCTTGATTGCGAGGACCGGGTAGAGGGGGGAAGCTTAGCTCGGGGAAGTGTGGCGGTGTTGTCGTCTCTGCCATGTCATTCTGTGATTCCAACAGCGACGTATCGCCAGCATCTATTATGGTTTCGATCCCTGAGCCACGACTGTCTGATAGCCCTGTGAGCGACGGTTGCTGTCGATGCTCTGTCGAGTCAAGTCGTGCACGCTCATTGGCTGCCTCCACCAATACAAGCGACATATTTAAATATCATATGGAATTGTGGAATCGATCGACGACCCTCGCCAGACCAGAAAACAAATCATTTACAGGCGCGCTCTAAGGTTTAGGTTCTGTCGTCCTTGTTTGAATAGGAGGATGGTTCAAATTTAGCTGATAGATTATCTGCACATATCTTGCTTTCAGATATTTCTCTGTATTTTTCTGGAAATCTACTAGATACTAGACACACTGTTGACAATTAGGACTGAATTAAAATTGCCTTTGAAACCGACGTGTATTCATTGTCTCATGAATCGCCGCAGTTTCTTCACTGAGAAGATGATCACTGAAAGTGATTTTCACAATAGTTCACACTGCGTTTGTTCAGAAATGTTGATAATCCTGATGAAGATGGCTGTCTCGCGCTTCACCTCACATATCTCCTGTATTTATCAACTTCCAGCAAGTTATAATATTCTGTCAAAAAGCTGTCACTTACGCACATTCACTGTAATCGGAACTGTGGAATTTCAAATGTATTGTTGCTTTTTAAATGTTCAACGCCATTGTTTGCGTAGATGGGTCGTTCATGCATGGTAAGAGCTGACAGTCGTAACCGTAACGTCTGCAATTCCGAATACTGTGCAGCtgcttctgaaaaaaaaccaatgGTATTTGAAGTAAGCATTGTAATGTTGAAGAGTTGAAGATGTCATTCAGAAGTTACTTGACATCGTCAAGTCGTAACTCTCAGGGTCGTTATGGATGAATCACTGTACTTGCATATCAGGTTAACGTTAAGTATACACCATGTCTAACTGAAACCCATGTTTAATGGGAACTACACCTTCATTGCCACATTGCTGAGTATATTTCAGATGTGATGTGGCATTTAAATTACATACCACAGTTATGAAAATATGCAGATACACGTGGACATGTATCAGCACATTGGTACATAGCTGTAGATATTCAATTTCGTTGTTGTGGACAATCGGATCACTATATATAGCCCATGCATGTCTTCAATATatcgcaagtctagattaccggTTTCAGGAAGATGGGGGACGTATATAGGCTTAAATGTATTATATTCTATTtttctatgaaaatattttcatttctgagTCAAGATGTTAGTTTTCGTTGTGGGTTATTTTGAACTCTGTGTCTTTCTGGAACTGGGAACAGGCTTCTTTGTTTTTTCGGCGATGTTCCAGCCAATTATCTATTCTGGCGCGACTTGTGTGCACCGATGAACGCTGTCCTGGTACGATGGCACTCAACCAAGTGACCGATCATCCTCGTCTATTAAGTCGCTTAAGTCGAAATAGCATCAACTAGAGATTGTTACACGTTGACGTCACTTAGGGCTCGTGAACGGATGGTGACGCAGGGTGGGGGAAAGGCATGACAGCAGTATTTATATGAGTAAACACTCTCAACGAGAAGGATAACATACAACATTACGTATTTCACATACGTTTTCGCATTGAAACAGGTATCGCAACCCAATATAGTTTTACCCCGTGTTCATATTGATGCCTTTATATACAAGAACAAGTTCCAGCTCAGAGGAAAATGAGACAATGTCTACATCAAGGAGGACATGACAAGGTGCAGATACAGTGCAACACAATCTCGCCGGAGATCTGGAAATGAAGCAGAGGATCTGTTCCACTCGGACCAGTGATATCAGAGTTTATATTTGTGAACAGCGGGAAGGACTCATACGTGTCATTCAAAGTGATTCTGACATCGACAGGTATAAGCCTTAGTAATGACGTGTATGTGTTTCACGTTCATGGTTCAATTATGAGTGTTTCGGTATTCAAACATGTGTAAATGTactcttatttatttattaattgaATGTAGCATATAAACACACGACATATTCTATCTTTCTACTTGTATACGTTTGTATTAATTTGTGTATCTACTATTCTTTGTCTCACCGCAAAACTATACAATTCTCAAGTTACATTTCCATGTACATATGTATCCAAGATTGAATAGTTGTATATATCCATTTTTCTATCTTCTTCAGAACAATTCAGAGATCCAAACGccgatcataatcaaaacatcataccaactcaaATTTCACTATTACGAGGGAGGAACCAATAGAAAGGGATAGCTAGGTGTTCAAGAAGCAGGGTCATATGTGCCGACAAaggtatttattcattaacctgtgcagtgccgtctccatcctttctcgcacacctggctgtccctttctctgcactcctcccatgtaacaaatagtgaactgagTCAGTATTGTAATGATGTAATGTACGTTTCTTCTTCATTTCCACCAACTAAGGAATAACATCAGAGCGGCCTCAAGTGACAGGCCGGGAAACACCAACTAACGAAAGACGTCAGGATTGCCTCAAGTGACAGGCCGGGCAACAGCAACTAACGAAAGGCGTCGGGATGGCCTCAAGTGACAGGCCGGGAAACAGCAACTAACGAAAGGCGTCGGGGTGGCCTCAAGTGACAAGTCAGGAAACACCAACTAACAAATGGCGTCAGGCGGCCTCAAATGACAGGTCAAGAAACACCAACTAACGAATAATATCAGGGTCTCAATTGACAGGACGGAAACCACAAGCTAACAGATGACGTCAGAGTGGCCTCAGGTGACAAGTCAGAGTGAAGATGCAGCTCTTCTGAGCCTGGCTCGAAGtgacacgtgatacatcaagcGACGAGGTAATAACGTATCAAATGGCCACATCCTCTTTCCAACCACTCTGCTGGTACAGAAAGGTGGGTGACACCTTCACCATCCTTGATCCCGACCATAACCCTGCCATCGTCCTTTGACCATCTCAACAAGCAGCACCTGCGCATCCAGTTCACGATGGAAATAGAAGACCAACAGAAACTACCATTTATAGATGTATCCTTATACAACTCCCCCCAACAACATTACCTTCTCCGTCTACAGAAAACCCACCCACACCGACCAGTATATTCACTATCTCTCTAACCATCACCTCCAGATCAAACGTGCAGTTGTCTCCACCCTGACCAGACGAGCCAAATCTATCTGTGATCCTGACCATCTCCAAACTGAAATAGACCATCTAAGAACTACGTTCATCAACCTCAACGGCTATCCAAAACAACTTGTAGACAGAACCATGTCATCAACCCTGCAACAGCAAGAACAACGCCAACCAAAACCTGAACCATCCCCAATTAGAAGTAACATTCCCTTCCAAGGTCATATTAGCCACCACATCAGCCGACTGCTCAAGAAAACTGCCGGTATAGATGTGACCTTCAAGTCTGACAAAACACTCAAGACCATTCTGAAGGCCAATGGCAGATGTACACCAACCAAGACCACTCACAAGCCCAGGGACTGCATTTACAAGCTTATGTGTGACTGTGGCAGTAGCTATGTAGGAGAGACATCTCGCCCCATAGACATCAGGCTGAAAGAGCACAGAACCTCAGTAGAAAAATCAGATCTAAAGTCAGCCCTTTCTGAACATATTGTCAACAATCCGTCACACTACATTGACTGGCAAGCAACTACAATCATAGCGACGAACGTCCATGATTGGCGACGACACAAACTCTCAGAAGCCATCAACATCAAGAGATTAGCCCCACAGATGAACAGAGACCAAGCGGTTTACCTACCCAATGCCTGGGAAATCAATTAGACACGAGGCTTCACCAATCATCTGCTATCCACCGTTACAGCATCATCCCACCCTTAGTATCTTAGCTTTTGTAAATTGTTAGTCTATCATCCCCCACCATTGTACACCTAACCATACATTGGCTTCTGCTGACTAATCCATTGTAACAACACCATACCAGcctttgtatattttaatcccCTTTTTCATCTGCTGttttaaatacatatacatgctTAAattacctctctggcttcatgtacattactagtatatatatcctgtttaactg includes the following:
- the LOC137278911 gene encoding uncharacterized protein — protein: MYPYTTPPNNITFSVYRKPTHTDQYIHYLSNHHLQIKRAVVSTLTRRAKSICDPDHLQTEIDHLRTTFINLNGYPKQLVDRTMSSTLQQQEQRQPKPEPSPIRSNIPFQGHISHHISRLLKKTAGIDVTFKSDKTLKTILKANGRCTPTKTTHKPRDCIYKLMCDCGSSYVGETSRPIDIRLKEHRTSVEKSDLKSALSEHIVNNPSHYIDWQATTIIATNVHDWRRHKLSEAINIKRLAPQMNRDQAVYLPNAWEIN